A portion of the Bdellovibrio bacteriovorus genome contains these proteins:
- a CDS encoding VOC family protein — translation MIDHLMLMVKDKKTSQSFYEKLLTALGHSLIHEGGPYAGFGRAGHVPFWLKQAEGGNISTRVHVALSAASRSQVRKFYETALSLGAKSNGEPGLRPEHGDSYYAAFIYDLDGHNIEAVCYAKEET, via the coding sequence ATGATCGATCATTTAATGTTGATGGTTAAAGACAAAAAAACGAGCCAGTCTTTTTATGAAAAATTACTTACAGCTTTAGGGCATTCCCTTATTCACGAGGGAGGTCCCTATGCAGGGTTTGGACGTGCGGGCCATGTTCCTTTTTGGTTGAAGCAAGCGGAGGGTGGGAACATCAGCACCCGGGTTCATGTGGCTTTATCCGCAGCTTCTAGATCCCAGGTTCGTAAATTTTATGAAACAGCTTTAAGCCTGGGGGCTAAGTCCAACGGTGAGCCTGGGTTAAGACCTGAGCATGGGGACAGTTACTATGCTGCCTTTATCTATGACCTTGATGGGCATAATATCGAAGCCGTGTGTTACGCGAAGGAAGAAACGTAA
- a CDS encoding SDR family oxidoreductase, whose protein sequence is MSYPYEVSPSEFKGKRVLVTGGTSGVGLATVKRFALAGAKVLTTARETTDQLPEGVIFVKSDLATVEGTKLIAEQVLSQLGGIDIIAHVVGGSSSPAGGFSALSDEDWQKSLNLNLFPAVRLNRLLVPEMLKQGRGSIVHVVSIQRSLPLYESTIPYAAAKAALANYSKSLSKEISPKGVRVNSVSPGWVETDASIEFLGEISRKNNITVEQARQSVMDALGGIPIGRPAKPEEVAELIAFLSSDKAASINGAEYVIDGGTVPVV, encoded by the coding sequence ATGAGCTACCCATACGAAGTGAGCCCGTCCGAGTTTAAAGGCAAAAGAGTTTTAGTGACAGGAGGCACCTCGGGTGTCGGCCTTGCCACCGTCAAACGTTTCGCCTTAGCCGGAGCCAAGGTTTTAACCACTGCGCGAGAAACAACAGATCAGCTGCCTGAAGGGGTCATTTTCGTAAAATCAGATCTTGCCACGGTGGAAGGAACCAAACTTATTGCGGAACAGGTGCTTTCACAATTAGGCGGCATTGATATCATCGCTCATGTCGTGGGGGGCTCAAGTTCCCCGGCCGGTGGGTTTAGTGCGTTGTCTGATGAAGACTGGCAAAAATCTTTGAATCTAAATTTGTTTCCGGCAGTTCGTTTAAATCGATTGCTTGTACCGGAAATGTTAAAGCAAGGCCGCGGCTCGATTGTTCACGTTGTCAGTATTCAAAGAAGTCTTCCCTTATACGAATCCACTATTCCTTATGCGGCCGCCAAAGCAGCGCTCGCAAATTACAGTAAAAGCTTATCTAAAGAAATTAGTCCTAAAGGGGTGCGCGTGAATAGCGTTTCTCCGGGTTGGGTTGAAACGGATGCCTCGATTGAATTTCTTGGCGAAATTTCAAGAAAGAACAACATCACGGTGGAACAAGCTCGGCAAAGTGTGATGGACGCCTTAGGCGGAATTCCCATTGGACGACCGGCAAAACCTGAAGAAGTGGCGGAACTGATCGCGTTTCTTTCGTCGGATAAAGCGGCATCTATCAACGGAGCTGAATACGTCATAGATGGCGGCACAGTACCCGTGGTTTAA